One window of the Pseudomonas knackmussii B13 genome contains the following:
- a CDS encoding YajG family lipoprotein — protein MFQRVLLSLFAAGTLALSGCALSPQQLNPDPQFRGQPVAVGQGQPVVVKVVDGRQSTELGTRGGLYSETSSITVRSQDVIPKLQSQAEAAVRLLGFTPSPNAYNAPTLTLTLAELKYQSPKDGLYVTEATIGATFRVDVQNSSNRYTGRYGASLDQRFGMAPNQQTNTKLVSDVLSDALDRVFKDPTIGQTLNQR, from the coding sequence ATGTTCCAGCGTGTGTTGCTCAGCCTGTTTGCCGCCGGCACCCTCGCCTTGTCCGGTTGCGCCCTCAGCCCGCAGCAACTGAACCCGGATCCGCAGTTCAGGGGCCAGCCCGTGGCTGTGGGGCAGGGCCAGCCGGTGGTGGTTAAAGTCGTCGATGGTCGTCAGAGCACCGAACTGGGGACCCGCGGCGGTCTCTACTCGGAAACCAGCTCGATCACCGTGCGCAGCCAGGACGTGATTCCCAAGCTGCAGTCCCAGGCCGAAGCCGCCGTGCGCCTGCTCGGCTTCACCCCGTCGCCGAACGCCTACAACGCCCCGACCCTGACGCTGACCCTGGCCGAGCTGAAGTACCAGTCGCCCAAGGATGGCCTGTACGTGACCGAGGCCACCATCGGTGCGACCTTCCGCGTCGACGTGCAGAACAGCTCCAACCGCTATACCGGCCGCTATGGCGCGTCCCTCGACCAGCGCTTCGGCATGGCGCCTAACCAGCAGACCAACACCAAGCTGGTCAGCGACGTGCTGAGCGACGCCCTCGACCGCGTGTTCAAGGACCCGACCATCGGCCAGACCCTGAACCAGCGCTGA
- a CDS encoding CPXCG motif-containing cysteine-rich protein, protein MLETQDYACPYCGEPAEAVLDLSGGDQQYYEDCPVCCRPILFQLQTDGVQWSLEVHREDD, encoded by the coding sequence ATGCTCGAAACTCAGGACTATGCGTGCCCATACTGCGGCGAACCGGCCGAGGCCGTGCTAGACCTCTCCGGCGGCGACCAGCAGTACTACGAGGATTGCCCGGTGTGCTGCCGGCCGATCCTCTTCCAGTTGCAGACCGACGGCGTCCAGTGGTCGCTGGAGGTTCACCGGGAGGACGATTGA
- a CDS encoding methyl-accepting chemotaxis protein translates to MKFKSIQFSVVALAGASVLAVVAALVLYALFAGGRTQSLVQERTQGLLEQVINERLVALARAQASQIQRELEYPLTVVKGLAQTNMLMDEKDAEGKPVLGISRGEMSTLLRQTVQQNPKLLDAFAGWEPNAFAGQDSLYAGQAGAGYDASGGLLPWWYRKADGSLTVEAMGDTLESQKMLPTGIREGEYYLCPKERLKPCVIDPAPYEMGGKMVMMSSFNAPILVKGQFRGSVGADLSLDFIQDLLKTADAGLYDGAGELALISANGRLVAYTKDAKKLGEPANKVLDSTQAENLAKVQGEEPLHVQDSAHDSIVLFLPFSIGDTGTRWTLMLEIPRQAVLGELKQLQGDLKAQSDSDTLGMTLVGLLIAAIGLLVIWLVGHGIARPLRQLVGMLDDIAQGEGDLTRRLSSDRADELGSIAKGFNTFLGKLQGMIGQVVTSVQHVSDSSEHTADIAIRTNQGVQKQLAEIELVATAVHEMTATAQDVARNATHAAEAAHHADEAAHHGKRIVESSATAIQALATEIGRAVGVVQTLARDSENINAILVAIRGIAEQTNLLALNAAIEAARAGEQGRGFAVVADEVRNLAQKTQQATQEIQSMIQQLQNGTREVVQVMQDSQEKTDDSVRHSQEAAQALESITQAVSVINDMNTQIASAAEEQSAVAEDINRNVANIGLVANQVAGGADEASQASAELTKLAEQQRRLVNQFRV, encoded by the coding sequence ATGAAGTTCAAGTCGATCCAGTTTTCCGTGGTGGCGCTGGCCGGAGCCAGCGTCCTTGCAGTGGTGGCGGCGCTGGTGCTTTACGCGCTGTTCGCCGGTGGCCGAACCCAGAGCCTGGTCCAGGAGCGGACCCAGGGACTGCTGGAGCAGGTCATCAACGAGCGCCTGGTCGCCCTGGCTCGCGCCCAGGCCAGCCAGATCCAGCGTGAGCTCGAGTACCCGCTGACCGTGGTCAAGGGCCTGGCCCAGACCAACATGCTGATGGACGAGAAGGACGCCGAGGGCAAACCGGTGCTGGGCATCAGCCGTGGCGAGATGTCCACCCTGCTGCGCCAGACCGTGCAGCAGAACCCCAAGCTGCTCGACGCCTTCGCTGGTTGGGAACCCAATGCCTTCGCCGGCCAGGACAGCCTTTACGCCGGCCAGGCCGGCGCCGGCTACGACGCCAGCGGGGGGCTCCTGCCCTGGTGGTACCGCAAGGCCGACGGCAGCCTCACCGTCGAGGCCATGGGCGACACCCTGGAAAGCCAGAAGATGCTGCCCACCGGCATTCGCGAGGGCGAGTACTACCTGTGCCCGAAAGAGCGCCTGAAGCCCTGCGTGATCGACCCGGCGCCCTATGAGATGGGCGGCAAGATGGTGATGATGTCCTCGTTCAACGCGCCCATCCTGGTCAAGGGGCAGTTCCGCGGCTCGGTGGGCGCCGACCTGTCGCTGGACTTCATCCAGGACCTGCTGAAGACCGCCGACGCCGGTCTCTATGACGGCGCCGGCGAGCTGGCGCTGATCTCCGCCAATGGCCGCCTGGTCGCCTACACCAAGGACGCCAAGAAACTCGGCGAACCCGCCAACAAGGTGCTCGACAGCACCCAGGCCGAGAACCTGGCCAAGGTTCAGGGCGAAGAGCCCCTGCACGTGCAGGACAGCGCCCACGACTCCATCGTGCTGTTCCTGCCCTTCTCCATCGGCGACACCGGCACCCGCTGGACCCTGATGCTGGAAATCCCGCGCCAGGCCGTGCTCGGCGAACTCAAGCAACTGCAAGGCGACCTCAAGGCGCAGAGCGATTCCGACACCCTGGGCATGACCCTGGTCGGCCTGCTCATCGCCGCCATCGGCCTGCTGGTGATCTGGCTGGTCGGGCACGGCATCGCCCGTCCGCTGCGCCAACTGGTCGGCATGCTCGACGACATCGCCCAGGGCGAAGGCGACCTCACCCGCCGCCTGTCCAGCGACCGCGCCGACGAACTCGGCTCCATCGCCAAGGGCTTCAACACCTTCCTCGGCAAGCTGCAGGGCATGATCGGCCAGGTGGTGACCTCGGTGCAGCACGTCAGCGACTCCTCCGAGCACACCGCGGACATCGCCATCCGCACCAACCAGGGCGTGCAGAAGCAACTGGCGGAAATCGAGCTGGTGGCCACCGCCGTCCACGAGATGACCGCCACCGCCCAGGACGTGGCGCGCAACGCCACCCACGCGGCGGAAGCAGCGCATCACGCCGACGAGGCCGCACACCACGGCAAGCGCATCGTCGAGAGCAGCGCTACCGCCATCCAGGCGCTGGCCACCGAGATCGGCCGCGCCGTCGGCGTGGTGCAGACCCTGGCCCGCGACAGCGAGAACATCAACGCGATCCTGGTGGCGATCCGCGGCATTGCCGAACAGACCAACCTGCTGGCCCTCAACGCGGCCATCGAAGCGGCGCGCGCCGGCGAGCAGGGTCGCGGCTTCGCCGTGGTGGCCGACGAGGTGCGCAACCTGGCGCAGAAGACCCAGCAGGCGACCCAGGAAATCCAGTCGATGATCCAGCAACTGCAGAACGGCACCCGCGAAGTGGTGCAGGTGATGCAGGACAGCCAGGAGAAGACCGACGACAGCGTGCGCCATTCCCAGGAAGCGGCACAGGCGCTGGAGTCGATCACCCAGGCGGTGTCGGTGATCAACGACATGAACACCCAGATCGCCAGCGCCGCCGAAGAACAGAGCGCGGTGGCCGAGGACATCAACCGCAACGTCGCCAACATCGGCCTGGTCGCCAACCAGGTGGCCGGCGGCGCGGACGAGGCTTCCCAGGCCAGCGCCGAGCTGACCAAGCTGGCCGAGCAGCAGCGCCGGCTGGTGAATCAGTTCAGGGTCTGA
- a CDS encoding LysR family transcriptional regulator: MLHNVSDLDLRLLRIFATVVRCGGFSAAQSELGMGQSTISTHIASLETRLGYRLCERGKSGFRLTEKGRRVLDHSQVLFSALGDFRDQVQSLAGRLVGELSIGLADNIATLPEARIHEALARFCARDQDVRLHLSIGSSTELERQMLGGELNLAVACFSRQLPNLRYQPLYSERVAVFCGQSHPLFDREELTQADLEACAWVQYGYAQADVQLPADPRRSTALASNMEAVIHAVRAGTHLGYLPTHYAQRWVEQGAMRTLLADQLGYGISHSLVVRDDMGHNQALQALAEDLCAVHGAPLPERT; encoded by the coding sequence ATGCTGCACAACGTCTCCGACCTCGACCTACGCCTGCTGCGCATCTTCGCCACCGTGGTGCGCTGCGGCGGCTTCTCCGCCGCGCAAAGCGAGCTGGGCATGGGCCAGTCGACCATCAGCACGCATATCGCCAGCCTCGAAACACGCTTGGGTTACCGCCTGTGCGAACGCGGCAAGAGCGGCTTCCGCCTGACCGAAAAGGGCCGCCGGGTGTTGGACCACAGCCAGGTGCTGTTCAGTGCGCTGGGAGATTTCCGCGACCAGGTGCAATCACTGGCCGGACGCCTGGTCGGCGAGCTGAGCATCGGCCTGGCCGACAACATCGCCACCCTGCCCGAGGCGCGCATCCACGAGGCGCTGGCGCGCTTCTGCGCACGCGATCAGGACGTGCGCCTGCACCTGTCGATAGGTTCATCCACGGAATTGGAGCGGCAGATGCTCGGCGGCGAGCTGAACCTGGCCGTCGCCTGCTTCAGCCGGCAGTTGCCGAACCTGCGCTACCAGCCGCTCTACAGCGAACGCGTGGCGGTGTTCTGCGGCCAGAGCCATCCGCTGTTCGACCGCGAAGAGCTAACCCAAGCCGACCTGGAAGCCTGCGCCTGGGTGCAATACGGCTACGCCCAGGCGGACGTGCAATTGCCGGCCGACCCAAGGCGCAGCACGGCGCTGGCCAGCAACATGGAAGCGGTGATTCATGCGGTGCGCGCCGGCACCCATCTGGGCTATCTGCCGACGCACTATGCGCAGCGCTGGGTCGAGCAGGGCGCAATGCGCACGCTGCTGGCCGACCAGCTTGGCTACGGCATCAGCCACAGCCTGGTGGTGCGTGACGACATGGGCCATAACCAGGCTTTACAGGCGTTGGCTGAAGATCTTTGTGCCGTGCATGGGGCACCGCTGCCGGAGAGAACGTAG
- the mqo gene encoding malate dehydrogenase (quinone) yields the protein MANEHEALDVLLVGAGIMSATLATLLKEVDPSARLEIVELQESGAIESSNPWNNAGTGHAGLCELNYTPQAADGSIDIKKAVQINAQFEVSKQFWAYLASTDGFGNPRNFINPVPHLSFVRGKDVDFLKKRFEKLSQHHAFEKMVYTEDRAQLAEWAPLTIPGRQADEQIAATRVEHGTDVNFGALTNQLLARLAKQSDTKVSYFQKVVGLERSGDDWLVDVKNTQNGQSRKIRAKFVFLGAGGGALPLLQMSGIPESKGFGGFPVSGQWLRCDNPEVVKQHQAKVYSQAEVGAPPMSVPHLDTRVVDGKKSLLFGPYAGFSTKFLRHGSFLDLPLSVRGSNLLPMLAVARDNMDLTRYLVREVMQSMDQRLESLRKFYPLANPADWRLETAGQRVQIIKKDPKKGGILQFGTELVASEDGSIAALLGASPGASVTVSIMLGLLERCFPEQYKSATWSAKLKEIFPAREKQLETDASAYREINAYTWQKLQLDQ from the coding sequence ATGGCGAACGAACACGAAGCTCTGGATGTGCTGCTGGTTGGCGCCGGCATCATGAGCGCGACCCTGGCGACCCTGCTGAAGGAAGTCGATCCCTCGGCCCGACTCGAGATCGTCGAACTGCAGGAATCCGGAGCCATCGAAAGCTCCAACCCCTGGAACAACGCAGGTACCGGCCACGCCGGCCTCTGCGAGCTGAACTACACCCCGCAAGCCGCCGATGGTTCCATCGACATCAAGAAGGCAGTGCAGATCAACGCCCAGTTCGAGGTGTCCAAGCAGTTCTGGGCCTACCTGGCGAGCACCGACGGCTTCGGCAATCCGCGCAACTTCATCAACCCGGTCCCGCACCTGAGTTTCGTGCGCGGCAAGGACGTTGACTTCCTGAAGAAGCGCTTCGAGAAGCTGAGCCAGCACCACGCCTTCGAGAAGATGGTCTACACCGAGGATCGCGCGCAGCTCGCCGAATGGGCGCCGCTGACCATCCCCGGCCGCCAGGCTGACGAGCAGATCGCCGCGACCCGCGTCGAGCACGGCACCGACGTCAATTTCGGCGCCCTGACCAACCAGCTGCTGGCCCGCCTGGCCAAGCAGTCAGACACCAAGGTCAGCTACTTCCAGAAAGTGGTCGGCCTGGAGCGTTCCGGCGACGACTGGCTGGTCGACGTGAAGAACACCCAGAACGGCCAATCGCGCAAGATCCGCGCGAAGTTCGTCTTCCTCGGCGCCGGTGGCGGCGCACTGCCGCTGCTGCAGATGTCCGGCATCCCCGAGAGCAAGGGCTTCGGCGGCTTCCCGGTGAGCGGCCAGTGGCTGCGTTGCGACAACCCCGAAGTGGTCAAGCAGCACCAGGCCAAGGTCTACAGCCAGGCCGAAGTGGGCGCCCCGCCGATGTCCGTGCCGCACCTGGACACCCGCGTGGTCGACGGCAAGAAGTCCCTGCTGTTCGGCCCCTACGCCGGCTTCTCCACCAAGTTCCTGCGTCACGGTTCCTTCCTCGACCTGCCGCTCTCGGTGCGTGGTAGCAACCTGCTGCCGATGCTCGCCGTAGCCCGCGACAACATGGACCTGACCCGCTACCTGGTGCGCGAAGTCATGCAGTCCATGGACCAGCGCCTGGAAAGCCTGCGCAAGTTCTACCCGCTGGCGAATCCGGCCGACTGGCGCCTGGAAACCGCTGGCCAGCGCGTGCAGATCATCAAGAAGGACCCGAAGAAAGGCGGCATCCTGCAGTTCGGTACCGAACTGGTCGCCTCCGAGGACGGCAGCATCGCCGCCCTGCTAGGCGCTTCGCCGGGCGCCTCGGTGACCGTGTCGATCATGCTCGGCCTGCTCGAGCGCTGCTTCCCGGAGCAGTACAAGTCGGCCACCTGGAGCGCCAAGCTCAAGGAGATCTTCCCGGCACGCGAGAAGCAGCTGGAAACCGATGCCTCGGCGTACCGCGAGATCAACGCCTACACCTGGCAGAAGCTGCAGCTGGACCAATAA
- a CDS encoding 1-acyl-sn-glycerol-3-phosphate acyltransferase, whose translation MMGEFEAIRPYNDAEVPAVLQRLLSDDAFLTILARYRYPRLSGPFGWLLRPLIAHRLAREVTGIRSVDDLQHKFEPYVDRTIEHATDGVTYSGVENLKSGRAYLFLANHRDIVMDPAFCNYAIYHAKLPTPRIAIGDNLLQRPFVSDLMRLNKSFIVHRSITGRREKLAAYNNLSAYINHSIRVDGESVWIAQAEGRAKDGDDRTDSAILKMFHMSRKDEPFAEVVRELHIIPVSISYEYDPCDAAKARELFTRATTGEYRKAPGEDDASIAQGITGYKGRVHINFGDEVTGDFADAKLLAAELDRQILGNYRLFPVHYLAYEMSEQRDPALAVPSAESLFGAAELQAARAEWQRRLAACPEEHRPYLVLQYATPVLNQYRLR comes from the coding sequence ATGATGGGCGAGTTCGAAGCCATCCGACCGTATAACGACGCCGAAGTCCCGGCTGTGCTGCAACGCCTGCTGAGCGACGACGCCTTCCTCACCATTCTGGCGCGTTATCGCTATCCCCGCCTGTCCGGCCCCTTCGGCTGGCTGCTGCGACCGCTGATCGCCCACCGCCTGGCGCGCGAAGTCACCGGCATCCGCAGCGTGGACGACCTGCAGCACAAGTTCGAGCCCTACGTCGATCGCACCATCGAGCACGCCACCGACGGCGTCACCTACTCGGGTGTCGAGAACCTCAAGTCAGGCCGCGCCTACCTGTTCCTCGCCAACCATCGCGACATCGTGATGGACCCGGCGTTCTGCAACTACGCCATCTACCACGCCAAGCTGCCGACGCCGCGCATCGCCATCGGCGACAACCTGCTGCAGCGGCCCTTCGTCAGCGACCTGATGCGCCTGAACAAGAGCTTCATCGTGCACCGCTCGATCACCGGACGGCGCGAGAAGCTGGCGGCGTACAACAACCTGTCGGCGTACATCAACCACTCGATCCGCGTCGACGGCGAGTCGGTGTGGATCGCCCAGGCCGAGGGACGCGCCAAGGACGGTGACGACCGTACCGATTCGGCGATCCTCAAGATGTTCCACATGAGCCGCAAGGACGAACCCTTCGCCGAGGTCGTGCGCGAGCTGCACATCATTCCGGTGTCGATCAGCTACGAGTACGACCCTTGCGACGCGGCCAAGGCTCGTGAGCTGTTCACCCGCGCCACCACCGGCGAATACCGCAAGGCGCCGGGGGAGGACGACGCGAGCATCGCGCAGGGCATCACCGGATATAAAGGCCGGGTGCACATCAACTTCGGCGACGAGGTGACCGGCGACTTCGCCGACGCCAAGCTGCTGGCCGCCGAACTCGACCGGCAGATCCTCGGCAACTACCGGCTGTTCCCGGTGCACTACCTGGCCTACGAGATGTCCGAGCAGCGCGATCCGGCGCTGGCCGTGCCAAGCGCCGAAAGCCTGTTCGGCGCCGCCGAACTGCAGGCCGCCCGTGCAGAGTGGCAACGGCGCCTGGCCGCCTGCCCGGAAGAGCATCGTCCCTACCTGGTCCTGCAGTACGCAACTCCGGTGCTGAACCAGTACCGCCTGCGCTGA
- a CDS encoding VOC family protein, with protein MHVQPYLFFHGQCDEAIAFYQQALGAQLNALMRYEEAPGPTQVPDGWCEKVMHASLQIGQSEVLMSDGRGEHEARLAGFSLHLALHSVLAAEKAFAALAEEGRIDMPLEKTFWAQRFGMLHDRFGVGWMISCR; from the coding sequence ATGCATGTACAACCCTATCTGTTCTTCCACGGCCAGTGCGACGAAGCCATCGCTTTCTACCAGCAAGCACTGGGCGCGCAGCTCAACGCGCTTATGCGTTATGAAGAAGCGCCCGGGCCGACGCAGGTGCCCGATGGTTGGTGCGAGAAGGTCATGCACGCCAGCCTGCAGATCGGCCAGAGCGAGGTGTTGATGTCCGATGGGCGTGGCGAGCATGAGGCACGGTTGGCCGGCTTCTCCCTGCACCTGGCCCTGCACAGCGTGCTCGCCGCGGAAAAGGCCTTCGCCGCGCTGGCCGAGGAAGGGCGCATCGACATGCCGCTGGAGAAGACTTTCTGGGCGCAGCGTTTCGGCATGCTGCACGACCGCTTCGGCGTCGGTTGGATGATCAGTTGCCGCTGA
- a CDS encoding NAD-dependent epimerase/dehydratase family protein has product MKIAVLGATGLLGHHAARAIKAAGHELVLIHRPSSQIQRLAYLQPECRVAELYDYRGLERALSGLDAVIFSAGYYPKRPRRWQEEVASALDQTNHFYAACQHNKVPRILYVGSAFALPMHPQGLPGHEGLFYEGLPTGKSAYVMCKWALDEQAREQARGGLPVVIGIPGMVLGELDIGPTTGRLITAIGRGEMSHYVPGRRNVIDAGEAGRGLLQTLERGRIGERYLLTGHNVEMGELTATIAQLLGKPAPLPMPLHRARALATLGRWRYRLTGKLPLLDDTAIEVMAGGQFLDGRKARDELGFQSSVPLEDTLRRAIAWFRSNGYL; this is encoded by the coding sequence GTGAAAATCGCAGTACTGGGAGCCACCGGGCTTCTCGGCCACCATGCCGCCCGCGCCATCAAGGCTGCCGGGCACGAGTTGGTGCTGATCCATCGACCTTCCTCGCAGATCCAGCGCCTGGCCTATCTGCAGCCGGAGTGCCGCGTCGCCGAGCTGTACGACTACCGTGGTCTGGAGCGCGCCCTGAGCGGGCTCGACGCGGTGATCTTCAGCGCCGGCTACTACCCCAAGCGGCCGCGTCGCTGGCAGGAAGAAGTGGCCAGCGCGCTGGACCAGACCAACCATTTCTACGCCGCCTGCCAGCACAACAAGGTGCCGCGCATTCTTTATGTCGGCTCGGCCTTCGCCCTGCCCATGCACCCGCAGGGGCTGCCCGGGCACGAAGGGCTGTTCTACGAAGGCCTGCCCACCGGCAAGAGTGCCTACGTGATGTGCAAGTGGGCGCTCGACGAGCAGGCCCGTGAACAGGCTCGCGGCGGACTGCCGGTGGTCATCGGCATTCCCGGCATGGTGCTGGGCGAGCTGGACATCGGCCCGACCACGGGGCGCCTGATCACGGCCATCGGCCGTGGCGAGATGTCCCATTACGTGCCGGGGCGACGCAACGTCATCGATGCCGGCGAGGCAGGGCGCGGGCTGCTGCAGACGCTGGAGCGCGGACGCATCGGCGAGCGCTACCTGCTGACTGGGCATAACGTCGAGATGGGCGAACTGACCGCGACCATCGCCCAGTTGCTGGGCAAGCCGGCACCGCTGCCGATGCCGCTGCATCGCGCCCGCGCGCTGGCGACCCTGGGCCGCTGGCGCTACCGGCTGACCGGAAAGCTGCCGCTGCTCGACGACACCGCCATCGAGGTCATGGCCGGCGGGCAGTTCCTCGACGGGCGCAAGGCCCGCGACGAGCTGGGCTTCCAGAGCAGCGTGCCGCTGGAAGATACGCTGCGCCGGGCGATCGCCTGGTTCCGCTCCAACGGCTACCTGTGA
- a CDS encoding DUF2007 domain-containing protein — MQRVYEPADLAEAELLSGVLASEGITCHLGGRHLLGGIGELPMHGLLHLWVEDADAQRARGLIEAYNAAQPLPGPPDDVEQSGFLLC; from the coding sequence ATGCAGCGCGTCTACGAACCGGCCGACCTGGCCGAAGCCGAGTTGCTCTCCGGCGTGCTCGCCAGCGAGGGCATCACCTGCCACCTGGGCGGGCGCCATCTGCTCGGCGGCATCGGTGAATTGCCGATGCATGGGTTGCTGCACCTGTGGGTGGAAGACGCCGATGCGCAGCGCGCACGTGGCTTGATCGAAGCGTACAATGCCGCGCAGCCCTTGCCGGGCCCGCCGGATGACGTCGAGCAGTCCGGTTTCCTGCTCTGCTGA
- a CDS encoding M48 family metallopeptidase: MSTRFRFAALVPVLLLTACQPVNTTSGGAVGVQRQQYMFSMLSSQQVDQMYSQSYQKTVGEAKTAGKLDNDSADGKRVKAIAARLIPQTGAFRQDAPGWDWQVNLVKSDELNANCGPGGKIIFYSGLIDKLHLSDDEIAAVMGHEIAHALREHGREQMSRAYAVQMGESLGGALLGLGQGGMQMADQVVQYSLTLPNSRQNETEADLIGLELAARAGYNPNAALTLWQKMGQAGGGEAPPEILSTHPADSTRMANLQAAIPKVMPLYEQAKGRN, translated from the coding sequence ATGTCCACCCGTTTCCGTTTCGCCGCCCTGGTCCCGGTCCTGCTGCTGACCGCTTGCCAGCCGGTGAACACCACCAGCGGCGGTGCCGTTGGCGTACAGCGTCAGCAGTACATGTTCAGCATGCTGTCCAGCCAGCAGGTCGACCAGATGTACTCGCAGTCCTATCAGAAGACCGTCGGCGAGGCGAAGACCGCCGGCAAGCTCGACAACGACAGCGCCGACGGCAAGCGCGTCAAGGCCATCGCCGCGCGCCTGATCCCGCAGACCGGCGCCTTCCGCCAGGACGCCCCGGGCTGGGACTGGCAGGTCAACCTGGTGAAGAGCGACGAGCTCAACGCCAACTGCGGCCCCGGCGGCAAGATCATCTTCTACAGCGGCCTGATCGATAAGCTGCACCTCTCCGACGACGAGATCGCCGCGGTGATGGGCCACGAGATCGCCCACGCCCTGCGCGAGCACGGCCGCGAGCAGATGTCCCGCGCCTACGCCGTGCAGATGGGCGAGAGCCTCGGCGGTGCGCTGCTCGGCCTGGGCCAGGGTGGCATGCAGATGGCCGACCAGGTGGTGCAGTACAGCCTGACCCTGCCCAACAGCCGGCAGAACGAGACCGAGGCCGACCTGATCGGCCTGGAGCTGGCCGCCCGCGCCGGCTACAACCCCAACGCCGCGCTGACCCTGTGGCAGAAGATGGGCCAGGCTGGCGGTGGCGAGGCGCCGCCGGAGATCCTCAGTACCCACCCGGCGGACAGCACGCGCATGGCCAATCTGCAGGCCGCCATTCCCAAGGTGATGCCGCTGTACGAACAGGCCAAGGGCCGCAATTGA
- a CDS encoding PA4642 family protein translates to MRKDKKQVIGEEIGDESIKLFLEVEPADDTPPSLHKLIKAYRGLRIDDFERFVKFFVEAGYDLGAKDAHGQDFVALIQDQRLAEPYIEVIKAARG, encoded by the coding sequence ATGCGTAAAGACAAGAAGCAGGTGATTGGCGAAGAGATCGGCGACGAGTCGATCAAGCTGTTCCTCGAGGTCGAGCCGGCCGATGACACCCCGCCGTCGCTGCACAAGCTGATCAAGGCTTATCGCGGTCTGCGCATCGACGACTTCGAGCGTTTCGTGAAGTTCTTCGTCGAGGCGGGTTACGACCTCGGCGCCAAGGATGCCCACGGCCAGGACTTCGTCGCCCTGATCCAGGACCAGCGCCTGGCCGAACCGTACATCGAGGTGATCAAGGCTGCCCGCGGCTGA
- a CDS encoding SOS response-associated peptidase, translating into MTARYALFRWNREIAELPGFPAGFTARWNLAPGAQLLMLRMEDGQRRADLARWGLTPPWLTDLSKTPAHARAETLAEQPMFRDAFAKRRCLVPANGFYEWRGVRKRPYWVVGATGLSYFAGVWEAYPVSGHTYLSLALVTQAAGEMRRPLLLEEEGDRALWLDAEAPVSKLLSILARPQVRLRDQALANIVNDPKCDGPECLTPA; encoded by the coding sequence ATGACCGCCCGCTATGCCCTGTTCCGCTGGAATCGCGAGATCGCCGAATTGCCGGGCTTTCCCGCCGGCTTCACGGCCCGCTGGAACCTCGCCCCCGGCGCGCAGTTGCTGATGCTGCGCATGGAGGACGGCCAGCGTCGCGCCGACCTTGCGCGCTGGGGCCTGACCCCGCCCTGGCTCACCGATCTGTCGAAGACGCCGGCCCACGCCCGCGCCGAAACCCTGGCCGAACAACCGATGTTCCGCGACGCCTTCGCCAAGCGCCGCTGCCTGGTGCCGGCCAACGGTTTCTACGAATGGCGCGGCGTGCGCAAGCGCCCGTATTGGGTAGTCGGTGCCACCGGGCTGAGCTATTTCGCTGGAGTCTGGGAGGCCTATCCGGTGTCCGGCCACACCTATCTCAGCCTGGCGCTGGTGACCCAGGCCGCCGGCGAGATGCGCCGTCCGCTGCTGCTGGAAGAGGAGGGCGATCGCGCCCTCTGGCTGGACGCGGAAGCGCCGGTCAGCAAGCTGCTGAGCATCCTGGCGCGGCCGCAGGTGCGCCTGCGCGACCAGGCGCTGGCGAATATCGTGAACGATCCGAAGTGCGACGGGCCGGAGTGCCTGACCCCGGCTTGA